The DNA sequence CTCAGTGGGTGTCCCGTCTCGCTGACGCCCACCACGCCGGCCGGCTGCAGGACGAGCTCGTCAAACTCGGCCGGATCCCGCTGGTGATCGTTGACGAGGTCGGCTACATCCCCTTCGAAGCCGAAGCGGCGAACCTGTTCTTCCAGTTGGTTTCGAACCGCTACGAACGTGCCTCGCTGATCGTCACCAGTAACAAGCCCTTCGGCCGGTGGGGAGAGGTCTTCGGTGATGACGTCGTCGCCGCGGCCATGATCGACCGGCTTGTTCACCACGCCGAGGTCGTTTCGATGAAGGGCGACAGCTACCGGCTCAAGGACCGCGACCTCGGCCGCGTCCCGGCAGCGACCAAGACCAACGACTGAAGATCAACCAAACCGGGGTGGTCCAGTTTCAGCCGGACCACGGTGGTCACGATTGAGGCGGCGTTGACAGTAGGGCAGATGAGGACCGGGCTGGCTCCGTTTTCCCTGACCAGCCAGGGTGCCGAGTTGCAATCCCTCGTAGGGCAGATGAGGACGCGTACGCGCTGCCGGTCGCGCTCCGGGTCCTGGAGTTGCAATCCCTCGTAGGGCAGATGAGGACGTCCACGCCCAGGCGGGTCGCGGTCCGGTACACCTGTTGCAATCCCTCGTAGGGCAGATGAGGACCGGTACGGCGGACGCTCAGCCCGCACTGGCGGGACCTGATGTTGCAATCCCTCGTAGGGCAGATGAGGACATCAGGGCCGGCAGGAGCCGGAGCTGTTCACGCAGGCGTTGCAATCCCTCGTAGGGCAGATGAGGACCAACGTCGTAAGCCCGCGCAGCGTCCTCGATGTCATGTTGCAATCCCTCGTAGGGCAGATGAGGACCGGTGGGAAGAGATGGGCGGCCTCGACCGCGACCACGTGTTGCAATCCCTCGTAGGGCAGATGAGGACGCCCGGGCAGTGTCCACGGCGGCAGGGTCGCTGTCGTTGCAATCCCTCGTAGGGCAGATGAGGACATCGAGGACAGGGAACGCAGCCGGGTCACCTGGTTGCAATCCCTCGTAGGGCAGATGAGGACCCGGTACACCATCGTCGACCCCTACGCCGACGCCAAGTTGCAATCCCTCGTAGGGCAGATGAGGACCGGCAGGCCACCCCGTCGAGCTTGTTGTGCGGCCACGGCGTTGCAATCCCTCGTAGGGCAGATGAGGACTCCCGACGCACGCGATGATCTGGGAGCTGGTGGAGCGTTGCAATCCCTCGTAGGGCAGATGAGGACGTCGGCTACGCCGTCCGCGCCCACGGTCTCACCGTGGAGTTGCAATCCCTCGTAGGGCAGATGAGGACATCGCCTTCGAGGTCCGCCGGGTGTCGGACGAGATGTTGCAATCCCTCGTAGGGCAGATGAGGACCTGGTCCTCGGCACCGGCCCGGAGCTGGTGCTCGTGTTGCAATCCCTCGTAGGGCAGATGAGGACTCCGCCTGGTCGACGACACCACCGGCGCCACCATGTTGCAATCCCTCGTAGGGCAGATGAGGACCCGTACGCGCCCTGCTCTACGCCGGCCACGACGTCATCGCGTTGCAATCCCTCGTAGGGCAGATGAGGACGCGGCGATCGGGAACGTCCAGCCGTACAGGGTGCGTTGCAATCCCTCGTAGGGCAGATGAGGACCGTTACGGCGCGGGTCGTCGTAGCGGGCCAGTTCGGGTTGCAATCCCTCGTAGGGCAGATGAGGACCCGCGCCCGCCGGCAAACCGCAGCCGGCAACGAAACGTTGCAATCCCTCGTAGGGCAGATGAGGACGACCCCCGAAGACGTCGAGTTGGCCCGGTGGGTTGTGTTGCAATCCCTCGTAGGGCAGATGAGGACCCGAAGCTTAAGTCGCAGGTCAGAGGGCCTGTCGAGGTCGGTGTCGGGCTGAGTTTTGCAGTGAACCTCCGGTTGTGCAGCGGACCCCGGCGTGTCGCTGAAATCCGGGATGTTGATCTAGAGGATGTCGGACGGTGCGGGCTGGGCACGGCCCCACTCCTGTCGTTGGCCGCTGGTGCCGGGCGGGAAGGTGTAGACGAGGACGCTGTCGTAGCCGCCGTCGATCACCTCCTCGACAGCGGCCCGGAAGCGGCGCAGCTGCGCCTCGCTCAGGTCGCCTTCGAATACGCTGCGCTGCACGTGGTGCAGGTACTGCCGGCAGGTCCGCAGGATCAGCGGGTTGCGCTTCGCGGCGGTGTCGTAGACGACGATCACGTACACCGGGTCACCACCAGATCCGGAACGGCTTGTACGGCTCACCTTCCAGGCAGTGCCGGGCCAGTCGCAGCGCCTCCAGGTAGAGCAGTTCGTCGTAGGCGACCTTCCGGCCGAGGCTGCGGTGCTGCACAGTGGTGCCCAGCTCGTCACGGACGGTCTGCACGACGAAGCGCCGGCCGGTTTCGCTGAGCATCGCCTGGTTGACGTCGCTGTCGAAGTGTTCGGGTTTGAGCTGGTTGCGGCCGGCCAGGCGGAGCAGCAGCCGCTCGGCGAACAATGGCTTGAACACCTCGGCCAGGTCCAGCACGAGCGAATGCCGCTGCCGCTCCATTGTCGAATGCAGGAATGCCAGCCCGCTGTGCAGTGGCGTCAACCGGACGGCGGTCAGCACCCGGGCGTAGATGATGCCGTTGACGTAGCTGATGAAGGCGTTGCCGGCGTTGCTCGGCGGCCGTCGCGACCGGCCGCCGAGTTGCAGCCAGTCGGGCAGCCGGGTGTCGAGCATCTCCCACGCCGAGCGGCGGAAGGTGCCTTCGGCGCCCATTAGCTGGGCGGCGCTGGTCGCCTTCGCCGCCGATGCCTTCAGCGTCGCGTACGGTGCGGCCAGTAGATCGCGGTCGATCACGCGGCGGACGTTGAACGCGGTCGCCACCACCAGGTCCTGGGCGACTTTTAAGCTGGCCGCCGGGTCGGTGACCAGTCGGGCCTGCGCCAGCACCGTCTCGCCGGAGACGCTGGTCTCGCTGGTCAGCAGCGAGCCGACGTAGTCGCCGTAGTGGCCGAGCAGGTGCACGCTGACCCGGTGCCGGTTGAGTAGCGACGCGACCGCCGTGTTGATGTCCACCGGCTGCACGGCGACGATGTCCCGTACGTCCGTCACTGGCACGTGCACCTTGTCACCGGACTCACGTTCGATCACCAGCGACTGGTCCTGCCGGCGGATCCGGCACGGGGTGGTCAGCCAGTAGGTGCGGGTGGCGGCGGGCATCAGTCGCTCCAGCAGTAGTCGACGAAGCTGCAACCCCGGCAGCGGGTGCGGGCCAGGCGGGGCGGGGATTCGGGGGCGGCGGTCACCGCGAGCGCGTCGGCGATGTCGCGTTCGGCGCGGTCTGCTTCGGCGTCGTCGTACTCGATCTTCTTGGTCCTTCTGGTCTTCGGGTAGTGCAGCACCGCGCCGCGCGCGGGCACTCCGACCTGCCGCAGCCGGTAGCAGTAGTGCACTACCTGGGCCTCGTCGGCGGTCGTCGACCGCGACGACGACTTCACCTCGTGCACCCACTGCTCGCCGTCGACGAAGTCCAGCACGGCCGCGCCGAGATCCACTGGGGAGTTGCGTCGGTACGATACGTCGTGGACCGCCTCCCCTAGCTGCACCGCCGCGTTGAGCTGCTCCGGCCGCACCCCGCAGGCATACAGCCAGAGCTGCCGGCGGCAGTGGTGCAGGTACTTGATGTGTACGCCGCCGATGTCCTCGGGTCGCATCAGAACACCTCACCGAGCCGGTACCGTTCGCCTTCGACGGCGTTGACCTTCGTCAGGCCGTACTCGTCGTCGTAGACGCCGTCGACGACGCGGACCCCGAGCTTGCGGTCGAGCCGGGCCAGCCGCGCCGCGTACGCCGGCATCGGGATGAGGAAGTCGTCGGCGA is a window from the Solwaraspora sp. WMMD792 genome containing:
- a CDS encoding CRISPR-associated protein Cas4, producing the protein MRPEDIGGVHIKYLHHCRRQLWLYACGVRPEQLNAAVQLGEAVHDVSYRRNSPVDLGAAVLDFVDGEQWVHEVKSSSRSTTADEAQVVHYCYRLRQVGVPARGAVLHYPKTRRTKKIEYDDAEADRAERDIADALAVTAAPESPPRLARTRCRGCSFVDYCWSD
- the cas2 gene encoding CRISPR-associated endonuclease Cas2, with the translated sequence MYVIVVYDTAAKRNPLILRTCRQYLHHVQRSVFEGDLSEAQLRRFRAAVEEVIDGGYDSVLVYTFPPGTSGQRQEWGRAQPAPSDIL
- the cas1b gene encoding type I-B CRISPR-associated endonuclease Cas1b: MPAATRTYWLTTPCRIRRQDQSLVIERESGDKVHVPVTDVRDIVAVQPVDINTAVASLLNRHRVSVHLLGHYGDYVGSLLTSETSVSGETVLAQARLVTDPAASLKVAQDLVVATAFNVRRVIDRDLLAAPYATLKASAAKATSAAQLMGAEGTFRRSAWEMLDTRLPDWLQLGGRSRRPPSNAGNAFISYVNGIIYARVLTAVRLTPLHSGLAFLHSTMERQRHSLVLDLAEVFKPLFAERLLLRLAGRNQLKPEHFDSDVNQAMLSETGRRFVVQTVRDELGTTVQHRSLGRKVAYDELLYLEALRLARHCLEGEPYKPFRIWW